Proteins from a genomic interval of Lysobacter arenosi:
- a CDS encoding DUF58 domain-containing protein produces MTSMRAGDDHPATAGNGLTPSLAELVALRSVVTARGQARRGRFGVSGHALSPLRGRGMEYAESREYSAGDDARHIDWRLTARTGRAHTKLFQAERERLSLIVADTAPALYFGTRVRFKSVQAARAGAIAAWAGVRDGDRIAALRGSRAEAPVAPAAGPRGALRVLDALVRWYAQPPPDDAGLDVALDHAQRLLRPGSRLLVLADAQSVAAIAQRRWPALSQHHEVIVLLLTDPFEDAPPKSPLPFQVHDAQGHDTRVELDLASAAQRQAWRNEFARPMEQVLAQLPAAGVRVQALSTQAASDSWLPLLGRNRPLVA; encoded by the coding sequence ATGACGTCGATGCGCGCTGGCGATGACCACCCAGCTACCGCGGGCAATGGCCTGACGCCATCGCTGGCGGAGCTGGTCGCGCTGCGCTCGGTCGTGACCGCGCGTGGTCAGGCGCGCCGTGGCCGCTTCGGCGTGAGCGGGCATGCACTGTCGCCGCTGCGCGGCCGCGGCATGGAGTACGCCGAGTCGCGCGAATACTCTGCCGGCGACGATGCACGCCACATCGACTGGCGACTGACCGCACGCACCGGCCGCGCTCACACCAAGTTGTTCCAGGCCGAGCGCGAACGACTCAGCCTGATCGTCGCGGACACCGCGCCGGCGCTGTACTTCGGCACGCGCGTGCGCTTCAAGTCGGTGCAGGCGGCGCGCGCGGGCGCGATCGCCGCGTGGGCCGGCGTGCGCGACGGCGATCGCATCGCCGCCTTGCGCGGCAGCCGCGCCGAAGCGCCGGTGGCGCCGGCGGCAGGGCCGCGCGGTGCGCTGCGCGTGCTCGATGCGCTGGTGCGCTGGTATGCGCAGCCGCCGCCGGACGATGCCGGGCTGGATGTCGCCCTCGATCACGCGCAGCGGCTGCTGCGGCCGGGTTCGCGGCTGCTGGTGCTTGCCGATGCGCAAAGCGTCGCGGCCATCGCGCAACGACGCTGGCCGGCACTGTCACAGCACCATGAAGTGATCGTGCTGCTGTTGACCGATCCGTTCGAGGATGCACCGCCGAAATCGCCTTTGCCGTTCCAGGTCCACGACGCTCAAGGTCACGACACCCGTGTCGAACTCGACCTGGCATCGGCTGCGCAGCGGCAGGCCTGGCGCAACGAATTCGCGCGGCCGATGGAACAGGTGCTGGCGCAGCTTCCGGCCGCCGGCGTCCGCGTACAGGCGCTGTCGACGCAGGCAGCGAGCGATTCATGGCTGCCGCTGCTGGGCCGCAACCGGCCGCTGGTGGCGTGA
- a CDS encoding DUF4381 family protein yields MGGNALVLRDIHLLPAPPWWPPAPGWWLLAAVLLALVVAVAWLRQRRRRQRQAITELFDRSVDAAGSPAAQVAAMSELLRRAARRRDAGADRLQGEAWLAFLDAQSPSRRGAVASDDFSRGHGRLLLDGGYRRDVAAADVQALRTMVRARFLQWMGAK; encoded by the coding sequence ATGGGTGGCAATGCGCTGGTCCTGCGCGACATCCACTTGCTGCCGGCGCCGCCGTGGTGGCCGCCGGCCCCGGGCTGGTGGTTGCTGGCCGCAGTGCTATTGGCGCTTGTCGTGGCCGTCGCGTGGCTCAGGCAGCGCCGCCGACGCCAACGTCAGGCGATAACCGAATTGTTCGATCGCAGCGTCGACGCCGCCGGCTCACCCGCCGCGCAGGTTGCGGCGATGTCGGAGCTGCTGCGCCGTGCCGCGCGCCGCCGCGACGCCGGGGCTGACCGGCTGCAGGGCGAGGCGTGGCTGGCGTTCCTCGATGCGCAGTCGCCGTCGCGACGAGGTGCCGTGGCGAGCGACGACTTCAGTCGCGGTCATGGCCGTCTGCTGCTCGACGGCGGCTACCGCCGCGATGTCGCCGCTGCGGACGTACAAGCGCTGCGGACGATGGTGCGGGCCCGCTTCCTGCAATGGATGGGGGCGAAATGA
- a CDS encoding vWA domain-containing protein has product MATLLAPWHWLLDTFAWPWLLLALPLPWLARWLLPSARGTAAALQVPYGERLQRVAAVGRRGFGGSAGALAWLGWILLCVAAARPQQLGEAVQPPQAARDLMLALDLSASMREPDMDLGGRSVDRLTAAKAVLADFLDRRGGDRIGLIVFGRRAYALTPLTLDLDSVREQLNDSVIGLAGQETAIGDAIALAVKRLQARPAEQRVLVLLTDGVNTAGLLDPAKAAQIAHAEGVRVHTIAFGGEGSMSLFGVPMPMPGAGDEIDEAGLRAIAKTTGGRFFRARDTSQLVDIYAEIDRIEPIRQPGQALRPRIERYHWPLAAAFACALLAFAWPRRRLA; this is encoded by the coding sequence ATGGCCACGCTGCTCGCCCCGTGGCACTGGTTGCTCGATACCTTCGCCTGGCCGTGGTTGTTGCTTGCACTGCCGCTGCCGTGGCTGGCGCGTTGGCTCCTTCCGAGTGCGCGCGGCACCGCGGCAGCGTTGCAGGTTCCATATGGCGAGCGCCTCCAGCGTGTCGCCGCAGTGGGTCGTCGCGGCTTCGGCGGCAGTGCCGGTGCACTGGCGTGGCTGGGCTGGATACTGCTGTGCGTGGCCGCGGCGCGGCCGCAACAGCTCGGCGAAGCCGTGCAACCGCCGCAGGCCGCGCGCGACCTGATGCTGGCACTGGACCTGTCGGCGAGCATGCGTGAGCCGGACATGGACCTGGGCGGTCGCAGCGTCGATCGACTTACCGCTGCCAAGGCCGTGCTCGCCGATTTCCTCGATCGTCGCGGCGGCGATCGCATCGGCCTGATCGTGTTCGGTCGTCGCGCCTATGCGCTGACGCCGCTGACGCTCGATCTCGACTCCGTCCGCGAACAGCTCAACGACAGCGTCATCGGCCTGGCCGGGCAGGAGACCGCCATCGGCGATGCCATCGCCCTGGCGGTCAAGCGCCTGCAGGCGCGACCGGCCGAGCAGCGCGTCCTGGTACTGCTGACCGACGGCGTCAACACCGCCGGTCTGCTCGACCCGGCCAAGGCGGCGCAGATCGCGCATGCCGAAGGCGTGCGCGTGCACACCATCGCCTTCGGCGGCGAAGGTTCGATGTCGCTGTTCGGCGTGCCCATGCCGATGCCCGGCGCCGGCGATGAAATCGACGAGGCCGGCCTGCGTGCGATCGCGAAGACCACCGGTGGTCGCTTCTTCCGCGCGCGCGACACATCGCAGTTGGTGGACATCTACGCCGAAATCGACCGGATCGAACCGATCCGGCAGCCGGGACAGGCGCTGCGTCCGCGCATCGAGCGCTATCACTGGCCGCTTGCTGCGGCCTTTGCCTGCGCCTTGCTCGCCTTCGCGTGGCCGCGCCGGAGGCTGGCATGA
- a CDS encoding VWA domain-containing protein translates to MSAAAFDLAALHLLRPQWLWALLALPLLAWLWRWRRHRASVWHDTVDAHLLPHLLAQRGDARARWASGLAVLSYAVAVLALAGPSWRQVAQPLWESRAPLVIALDLSSAATAADVPPSRLAQARAKIATLLRERAGGQVALVAYAGDAYTVAPLTEDTANVALFLDALAPDVMPVDGQRADRAIDWSAQLLKRARFDRGDIVLLTAQADEPARDAAARAARQGYRVFALGIGSAAGAPYRRSDGSFGQARLDAGSLRTLASAGDGRYAALAEGDDDLRALGILDPRQDDAAIARGKGTAWQDQGYWLLPPLLLLALFAFRRRAVMLLLPICFVWPGSQASAADLWRRADQVEHARMEQATQAYRRGDFAEAAKLYGDARDADAHYNRGNALAKAGQYPQAIAAYDEALKQQPGMDDAIANKRAVEAAMKRQQSSKSKNDSQSGQSQPSPDGKGDPSQQSGKGKEQQRKPEQAPQQSQQQATQPADAQAQRDADAAQRERMQRALQQQQRNGQQDAQRRAGQANETPQQREQRLANEAWLRRVPDDPGSLLREKFRIEQERRLTEGQGPQ, encoded by the coding sequence ATGAGCGCCGCCGCGTTCGACTTGGCCGCGCTGCACCTGCTGCGCCCGCAGTGGCTGTGGGCGTTGCTGGCGCTGCCGCTGCTGGCGTGGCTGTGGCGATGGCGACGACATCGCGCCAGCGTCTGGCACGACACCGTCGATGCGCACCTGTTGCCGCACCTGCTGGCGCAGCGCGGCGATGCGCGAGCGCGCTGGGCGAGCGGCCTGGCCGTGCTTTCCTATGCCGTCGCGGTGCTGGCGCTGGCCGGACCGAGCTGGCGCCAGGTCGCACAACCGTTGTGGGAAAGCCGGGCACCGCTGGTAATCGCGCTGGACCTGTCGAGCGCGGCCACGGCCGCGGACGTGCCGCCGTCGCGACTGGCGCAAGCGCGCGCGAAGATCGCCACGCTGCTGCGCGAACGCGCTGGCGGACAGGTCGCCCTGGTCGCCTATGCCGGCGATGCCTACACGGTCGCTCCGTTGACCGAGGACACCGCCAACGTGGCGCTGTTCCTCGATGCGCTGGCACCGGACGTGATGCCGGTCGACGGCCAGCGCGCGGATCGCGCCATCGACTGGTCGGCGCAATTGCTCAAGCGCGCCCGCTTCGATCGCGGCGACATCGTCCTGCTGACCGCGCAGGCCGACGAGCCCGCGCGCGATGCCGCCGCCCGTGCCGCCAGGCAGGGCTATCGCGTGTTCGCCCTGGGCATCGGCAGCGCCGCCGGAGCGCCTTATCGCCGCAGTGATGGCAGCTTCGGCCAGGCGCGACTGGACGCCGGATCGCTGCGCACGCTGGCGAGTGCGGGTGATGGCCGATACGCGGCGCTGGCGGAAGGCGACGACGACCTCAGGGCGCTGGGCATCCTCGATCCGCGCCAGGACGACGCCGCCATTGCCCGCGGCAAAGGCACGGCATGGCAGGACCAGGGCTACTGGCTGCTGCCGCCGTTGCTGCTGCTGGCGCTGTTCGCGTTCCGCCGTCGTGCGGTGATGCTGTTGCTGCCGATTTGCTTCGTGTGGCCGGGCTCGCAGGCATCGGCCGCGGACCTCTGGCGTCGAGCCGACCAGGTCGAACATGCGCGCATGGAGCAGGCAACGCAGGCCTACCGGCGCGGCGATTTCGCCGAGGCCGCGAAACTCTACGGCGATGCCCGCGATGCCGACGCCCATTACAACCGCGGCAATGCATTGGCCAAGGCCGGGCAGTATCCTCAGGCGATTGCCGCCTACGACGAAGCGCTGAAGCAACAACCCGGCATGGACGATGCGATCGCCAACAAGCGGGCGGTCGAGGCGGCGATGAAGCGGCAGCAATCGTCAAAGTCGAAGAACGACTCGCAATCGGGTCAGTCGCAGCCATCACCCGATGGCAAGGGCGATCCCTCGCAGCAGTCTGGCAAGGGCAAGGAGCAGCAACGCAAGCCCGAACAGGCACCGCAGCAGTCGCAGCAGCAAGCGACCCAGCCCGCCGATGCCCAGGCCCAGCGCGATGCCGACGCCGCCCAACGCGAACGCATGCAACGCGCGTTGCAGCAGCAACAGCGCAACGGCCAGCAGGACGCGCAGCGTCGCGCCGGGCAGGCCAACGAAACGCCGCAGCAGCGCGAGCAGCGCCTGGCCAACGAGGCTTGGTTGCGCCGCGTGCCCGACGACCCGGGCAGCCTGTTGCGCGAGAAATTCCGGATCGAGCAGGAGCGCCGTCTGACCGAGGGCCAGGGACCGCAATGA
- a CDS encoding BatD family protein: MLLRLAAWLLLSTASLAASAQTRAWLDRDRIALGETVTLNIETTSTAASEPDYAPLQADFTVSGHTSRREFESINGRNSMRLLYAVALRPRRDGVLTVPALALGSEQTQPLSLVVTPDGGRATGRAGDDVFIESQADDADPYVQQSVGWVVRLYSAAPLVSGQLDQPAPEGASLQRVGDDAQYQRDVGGRRYSVVERRFLLVPERSGTLTIPPASFEGRGAGGFFDDLFGSNRGALQAQAAPRSLQVRPVPNDAPQPWLPLQDLQLRYQSTPQELRAGTAATLVVEAVADGATAVQMPELQLPAIDGVQVFAEPVQADERFVDGRPRAKLTRRFSLVPSRAGKIQLGGMRMSWWDVRAGAVRTATLPPLSWTALAGAAPASAAATSATASPAPADIVAADTESSLLPIPGASKGWVLATLLFAALWLFTLVWGLHRGDARAAATAPATDGGDAPAASGGNLKQALDRGALGDVAEALCAAAKPRAQDLEEVVARLSDPDQRAAVEALQRARWGGGDGVAARQQLRKAFASGARWRERSVDAPSPLPPLYPPAPDRSGRLRG; the protein is encoded by the coding sequence ATGCTGTTGCGTCTGGCCGCCTGGCTGCTGTTGTCAACCGCGAGCCTGGCGGCATCGGCGCAAACACGCGCCTGGCTCGACCGCGATCGCATCGCCCTGGGCGAAACGGTCACGCTCAACATCGAGACGACCTCGACGGCGGCATCGGAACCGGACTACGCACCGCTGCAGGCGGACTTCACCGTCAGTGGCCACACCAGCCGCCGCGAGTTCGAAAGCATCAACGGCCGCAACAGCATGCGCCTGCTGTATGCAGTGGCGTTGCGGCCGCGCCGCGACGGCGTGCTGACCGTGCCCGCGCTAGCGCTGGGCAGCGAACAGACGCAGCCCTTGTCACTGGTGGTCACGCCCGACGGTGGTCGCGCCACCGGTCGTGCCGGCGACGACGTCTTCATCGAAAGCCAGGCCGACGACGCCGACCCCTACGTGCAGCAATCGGTCGGCTGGGTGGTGCGGCTGTACTCCGCCGCGCCGCTGGTGTCGGGGCAACTCGACCAGCCCGCCCCGGAGGGCGCCTCGCTGCAGCGTGTCGGTGACGATGCCCAGTACCAGCGCGACGTCGGTGGCCGTCGCTACAGCGTGGTCGAGCGCCGGTTCCTGCTGGTGCCAGAGCGCAGCGGCACGCTGACGATCCCGCCGGCGAGCTTCGAGGGCCGCGGCGCCGGCGGCTTCTTCGACGATCTGTTCGGCAGCAATCGCGGCGCACTGCAGGCGCAGGCGGCGCCGCGCTCGCTGCAGGTGCGGCCGGTGCCCAACGATGCACCACAGCCTTGGCTGCCGCTGCAGGACCTGCAGTTGCGCTACCAGTCGACGCCACAGGAATTGCGCGCAGGTACGGCCGCGACCCTGGTCGTTGAAGCCGTTGCCGATGGCGCCACCGCCGTGCAGATGCCGGAACTGCAGTTGCCGGCGATCGATGGCGTGCAGGTGTTCGCCGAACCGGTCCAGGCCGACGAACGTTTTGTCGATGGCAGGCCGCGGGCGAAGCTGACACGGCGCTTCTCGCTGGTGCCCTCGCGCGCAGGCAAGATCCAGCTGGGTGGCATGCGCATGAGCTGGTGGGACGTGCGCGCCGGGGCGGTTCGCACCGCCACCCTGCCGCCGTTGTCCTGGACGGCGCTGGCCGGTGCCGCGCCAGCGTCGGCGGCAGCAACTTCCGCCACGGCCTCGCCAGCCCCGGCTGACATCGTGGCAGCCGACACCGAATCGTCGCTGCTGCCCATCCCGGGCGCCAGCAAGGGTTGGGTCCTGGCGACGCTGCTGTTCGCCGCCCTGTGGCTGTTCACCCTGGTCTGGGGTCTGCACCGCGGCGATGCGCGGGCCGCGGCCACTGCGCCTGCCACTGACGGCGGGGACGCGCCCGCCGCCAGCGGCGGCAACCTCAAGCAGGCGCTGGACCGTGGCGCGCTGGGCGACGTGGCCGAGGCCTTGTGCGCGGCGGCGAAGCCACGCGCGCAGGATCTGGAAGAGGTGGTCGCACGTCTGTCCGACCCCGACCAGCGTGCGGCAGTGGAAGCGCTCCAGCGTGCGCGCTGGGGCGGCGGAGATGGCGTCGCCGCGCGGCAGCAGCTGCGCAAGGCGTTCGCATCCGGTGCGCGCTGGCGAGAGCGCTCGGTCGATGCGCCTTCGCCATTGCCGCCGTTGTACCCGCCTGCGCCCGACCGATCCGGACGACTGCGCGGTTGA
- a CDS encoding dicarboxylate/amino acid:cation symporter, with amino-acid sequence MSDSNTSAGKGKLPLHWKMAIGFVAGLLLGLVVHYGVGADTAWVKTFTTYVTQPAGTLFLRLIFMLVIPLLFSALVIGVAEMGDVRALGRIGWRTLGYTVVVSGIAVILGLLLVNWLQPGAGVDPVRAQQLLSEGSERASAIVGSTHVQPKGLDMLMAIVPDNIVKAAADNTILAVMFFALMLGIGLVLTRTKATETLQRAIEGLFEVSMTLIGMVIKLAPYAVFCFMFNLAVLFGWELLGSLGAYVGVVVLALALHMFVVYSLVLKFAGGYSPRKFFKGVQEAMVMAFSTASSNATLPTALRVADEQLGLPRRVSRFVLTVGATANQNGTALFEGVTVLFLAQFFGVELTLVQQATVMFVCILGGIGTAGVPAGSLPVVALICGMVGVPPEGIGLILGVDRFLDMCRTTLNVTGDLMLATVVSRGEPAEVPAEPATA; translated from the coding sequence ATGAGTGATTCGAACACCAGCGCCGGCAAGGGCAAGCTGCCGCTGCACTGGAAGATGGCGATCGGCTTCGTCGCCGGCCTGCTGCTGGGCCTGGTCGTGCATTACGGCGTCGGCGCCGACACGGCCTGGGTCAAGACCTTCACGACCTACGTGACCCAGCCCGCAGGCACGCTGTTCCTGCGCCTGATCTTCATGCTGGTGATCCCGCTGCTGTTCTCGGCGCTTGTCATCGGCGTCGCCGAAATGGGCGACGTGCGCGCGCTGGGCCGAATCGGCTGGCGCACCCTGGGCTACACGGTCGTCGTCTCCGGCATCGCGGTCATCCTCGGGCTGCTGCTGGTGAACTGGCTGCAACCTGGCGCAGGCGTCGATCCGGTGCGCGCGCAGCAGCTGCTCAGCGAAGGCTCCGAACGTGCCAGCGCCATCGTCGGCAGCACCCACGTCCAGCCCAAGGGCCTGGACATGCTCATGGCGATCGTCCCCGACAACATCGTCAAGGCCGCCGCCGACAACACCATCCTGGCGGTGATGTTCTTCGCGCTGATGCTCGGCATCGGCTTGGTGCTCACCCGCACCAAGGCCACCGAAACCCTGCAGCGCGCCATCGAAGGCCTGTTCGAAGTGTCGATGACGCTGATCGGGATGGTCATCAAGCTGGCGCCGTACGCGGTGTTCTGCTTCATGTTCAACCTGGCGGTGCTGTTCGGCTGGGAGCTGCTCGGCAGCCTCGGCGCCTATGTCGGCGTGGTCGTCCTGGCGCTGGCGCTGCACATGTTCGTGGTCTATTCGCTGGTGCTGAAGTTCGCCGGCGGTTACTCGCCCAGGAAGTTCTTCAAGGGCGTGCAGGAAGCGATGGTGATGGCGTTCTCCACCGCCTCGTCCAACGCCACCCTGCCGACTGCATTGCGCGTGGCCGACGAGCAGCTCGGCCTGCCACGCCGGGTCTCGCGCTTCGTGCTGACGGTGGGCGCCACCGCCAACCAGAACGGCACGGCCCTGTTCGAGGGCGTCACGGTGCTGTTCCTGGCGCAGTTCTTCGGGGTCGAGCTGACCCTGGTGCAGCAGGCCACGGTGATGTTCGTCTGCATCCTGGGCGGCATCGGCACCGCCGGTGTCCCGGCCGGCTCGCTGCCGGTGGTGGCGCTGATCTGCGGCATGGTCGGCGTGCCGCCGGAGGGCATCGGCCTGATCCTGGGCGTCGACCGCTTCCTCGACATGTGCCGGACCACGCTGAATGTCACCGGCGACCTGATGCTCGCCACCGTCGTCTCGCGCGGCGAGCCGGCGGAAGTGCCGGCCGAGCCGGCCACGGCGTAG